Within Triticum dicoccoides isolate Atlit2015 ecotype Zavitan chromosome 1B, WEW_v2.0, whole genome shotgun sequence, the genomic segment ttttgaaccttaataattgttatttagtgccaagtttgagcatgaacattgtatctggatctcgtttaatacgagatggctactcatttaagtctgagaataatggttgttcgatttatatgagagatatgttttatggtcatgatccgatggtcaatggtttattcttaatgaatctcgagcgtaatattacacatgttcatagtgtagatgccaaaagatgtaaagttgataacgatagtcccacatacttgtggcactgctgccttggtcacattggtgtcaagcgcatgaagaagctccatgctgatggacttttggagtctcttgattatgaatcgtttgacacatgcgaaccatgcctcttgggcaaaatgaccaagactccgttctccggaacaatggagcgagcaaccaacttgttggaaatcatacataccgatgtgtgcggtccaatgagcgttgagtctcgcggaggatatcgttatgttctcactctcactgatgacttgagtagatatgggtatgtctacttattgaaacacaagtctgagacctttgaaaagttcaaggaatttcagaatgaggtagagaatcaacgtgaccgaaagataaaattcttacgatcagatcgtggaggagaatacttaagtcacgaatttggtacgcacttaaggaaatgtggaatcatttcacaactaacgccgcctggaacacctcagcgaaacggtatgtccgaacgtcgtaatcgcactctattggatatggtgcggtctatgatgtctcttaccgatttaccgctatcattttggggatacgctctagagacagctacattcactttaaatagggcaccgtctaaatccgttgagacgacaccgtatgaattatggtttggaaagaaacctaagctgtcgtttctaaaagtttggggatgcgatgcttatgtcaagaaacttcaacctgaaaagctcgaacccaagtcggaaaaatgcgtattcataggataccctaaggaaactgtcgggtataccttctacttaagatccgaaggcaagttctttgttgccaagaacggatgctttctggaaaaagagtttctctcgaaagaagtaagtgggaggaaagtagaactcgatgaagtactacctcttgaacgggaaagtggcgcagcgcaggaaaccgttcctgtgatgcccacaccaactgaagaggaaaacaatgatgatgatcaaggtactttggatcaagttactgctgaacttcgtaggtccacaaggacacgttccgcaccagagtggtacggcaaccctgtcctggaaatcatgttgttagacaacaatgaaccttcgaactatgaagaagcgatggcgggcccggattccaacaaatggcttgaagccatgaaatccgagatagaatccatgtatgaaaacaaagtatggactttgacagacttgcccgatgatcggcaagcgatagaaaacaaatggatttttaagaagaagacggacgcggatggcaatgttaccatttataaggctcgacttgtcgctaagggttatcgacaagttcaagggattgactacgacgagactttctctcccgtagcgaagctgaagtccgtccgaatcatgttagcaattgccgcatactatgattatgagatatggcagatggacgtcaaaacggcattccttaacggacatcttaaggaagagctgtatatgatgcatccggaaggttttgtcgatcctcggaacgctaacaaagtatgcaagctccagcgatccatttatggactggtgcaagcatctcggagttggaacattcgctttgatgagatgatcaaagtgtttgggtttatgcagacttatggagaagcctgcgtttacaagaaagtgagtgggagctctgtagcatttctcatattatatgtagatgacatactcttgatgggaaataatatagaatttctggacaacattaaggcctacttgaataagtgtttttcaatgaaggaccttggagaagctgcttacatattaggcatcaagatctatagagatagatcgagacgcctcataggtctttcacaaagcacataccttgataagattttgaagaggttcaaaatggatcagtccaagaaggggttcttgcctatgttacaaggtgtgagactgagctcggctcagtcaccgaccacggcaaaagataaagaagagatgagtgtcatcccctatgcttcagccataggatctattatgtatgccatgctgtgtaccagacccgatgtaaaccttgccgtaagtatggtagcaagataccaaagtaatcccggcaaggaacactggacagcggtcaagaatatcctgaagtacctgaaaaggacgaaggacatgtttctcgtttatggaggagacgaagagctcgtcgtaaagggttacgtcgacgctagcttcgactcagatctggatgactctaagtcacaaaccggatacgtgtatatgttgaatggtggagcagtaagctggtgcagctgcaagcagagcgtcatggcgggatctacgtgcgaagcggagtacatggcagcctcggaggcagcgcatgaagcgatttgggtgaaggagttcatcaccgacctaggagtcatacccaatgcgtcggggccgatcaaactcttctgtgacaacactggagctattgccctcgccaaggagcccaggtttcacaagaagaccaggcacatcaagcgtcgtttcaactccatccgtgaaaatgttcaagatggagacatagagatttgcaaagtgcacatggatctgaatgtcgcagatccgctgactaaacctctctcgcgtgcaaaacatgatcaacacgagaactctatgggtgttcgattcatcacaatgtaactagattggtgactctagtgcaagtgggagactgttggaaatatgccctagaggcaataataaaagtattattatatttcaatgttcatgataaatgtcttttattcatgctataactgtattatccggaaatcgtaatacacgtgtgaatacttagaccacaatatgtccctggtgagcctctagttgactagctcgttgtgatcaacagatagacatggtttcctgactatggacattggatgtcgttgataacgggatcacatcattaggagaatgatgtgatggacaagacccaatcctaagcatagcataaaagatcgtgtagttcgttttgctagagctttgccaatgtcaagtatttcttccttcgaccatgagatcgtgtaactcccggataccgtaagagtgccttgggtgtatcaaacgtcacaacgtaactgggtgactataaaggtgcattacaggtatctccgaaagtatctgttgggttgacacggatcgagactgggatttgtcactccgtatgacggagaggtatctctgggcccactcggtaatgcatcatcattatgagctcaatgtgaccaaggtgttggacacaggatcatgcattacggtacgagtaaagtgacttgccggtaacgagactgaacaaggtattgggataccgacgatcgagtctcgggcaagtaacgtaccgattgacaaagggaatttcatacagggtttgatcgaatcctcgacatcgtggttcatccgatgacaacatcgaggagtatgtgggagccatcatgggtatccagatcccgctgttggttattgacctgagagcgtctaggtcatgtctgcatgtctcccgaacccgtagggtctacacacttaaggttcggtgacgctagggttattaggaagactagtatgtgactaccgaatgttgttcggagtcccggatgggatcctggatgtcacgaggagctccggaagggtccggaggtaaagatttatatatggtaagttgtcaaacggacaccgggaagtttcggggtcataccggtattgtaccggggccaccggaagggttccgagggtccaccgggaggggccacccctcccggggggccacatgggctgcgtggggcagggagccagcccctggtgggctgggcgcaccccctcccttgggcccttgcgcctagggttgagggggggaaccctagagggggcgcccccttggcttggggggcaagccaccctctccccctctccccttggccgccgccccccctctagatgggttctagaggggccggcccccttctcccttctccctataaatagaggggtgaggggagggcagccgcaccaccctccaaggcgcagccctcccctccccaacacctctgctcctccgttgtgtgcttggcgaagccctgtcggagtactgcctctccaccatcaccacgccgtcgtgctgccggtggagctgtcttcctcaacctctcctttccccttgctggatcaagaaggaggagacgtctcccgtcccgtatgtgtgttgaacgcggaggtgctgtccgttcagcacttggtcatcggtgattcgaatcacattcgagtacgactccatcatcaccttgcaagcttctgcacgcgatctacaagtggtatgtagatgcaaactcactccctcgactcgttgcttagatgaactcatagatggatcttggtgaaaccgtaggaaaaattttaattttctgcaaacgttccccaacaacgggagcgtcacctagcggtccttctaggacatattgtttcctggcagctatgaggatgatcctcaggttccggacccagtccgtatagttgctgccatcatctttcagcttggttttctctaggaacgcgttgaagttcatgttgacattagcgttggccattgatctacaagacatatttgcaaaggttttagactaagttcatgataattaagttctaatcaaattatgaactcccacttagattagacatccctctagtcatctaagtgttacacgatccgagtcgactagcccgtgtccgatcatcacgtgagacggactagtcatcgtcggtgaacattctcatgttgatcgtatcttccatacgattcgtgttcgacctttcggtctccgtgttccgaggccatgtctgcacatgctaggctcgtcaagttaaccctaagtgttttcgccgtgtaaatctgtcttacacccgttgtatgtgaacgtaagaatccatcacacccgatcatcacgtggtgcttagaagcgacgaactgtagcaacggtgcacagttaggggagaacacttcttgaaatttttgtaagggatcatcttatttactaccgtcgtcctaagtaaacaagatgcataaacataataaacatcacatgcaattatatagttgtgacatgatatggccaatatcatatagctccattgatcttcatcttcggggctccatgatcatcttgtcaccggcttgacaccatgatctccatcatcatgatctccatcatcgtgtcttcatgaagttgtgacgccaacgactacttctacttctatgactaatgtttagcaataaagtaaagtagtttacatggcgttatccaatgacacgcaggtcatacaaaaataaagacaactcctatggctcctgccggttgtcatactcatcgacatgcaagtcgtgaatcctattacaaagaacatgatcgcatacatcacaattcatcattcatcacaacttctggccatatcacatcacatgatcaatcgctgcaaaaacaagttagacgtcctctaattgttgttgcatcttttacgtggctgcaattgggttctagcaagaacgttttcttacctacgaatcaccacaacgtgattttgtcaacttctatttatccttcataagggccctgttcatcgaatccgctccaactaaagtgggagagacagacacccgccagccaccttatgcaactagtgcatgtcagtcggtggaaccggtctcacgtaagcgtacgtgtaaggttggtccgggccgcttcatcccacaataccgttgagcaagaaaagactagtagaggcaagtaagatgacaaaatccacgcccacaacaaaattgtgttctactcgtgcaaagagaactactcatagacctagctcatgatgccactgttggggaacgttgcagaaaattaaaatttttcctacggtttcaccaagatccatctatgagttcatctaagcaacgagtcaagggagtgagtttgcatctacataccacttgtagatcgcgtgcggaagcttgcaaggttatgatggagtcgtactcgacgtgattcgaatcaccgatgaccaagtgctgaacggacaacacctccgcgttcaacacacgtacgggacgggagacgtctcctccttcttgatccagcaaggggaaaggagaggttgaggaagacagctccaccggcagcacgacggcgtggtgatggtggagaggcagtactccgacagggcttcgccaagcacacaacggaggaggagaggtgttggggaggggagggctgcgccttggagggtggtgcggctgccctcccctcacccctctatttatagggagaagggagaagggggccggcccctctagaacccatctagagggggggcggcggccaaggggagagggggagagggtggcttgccccccaagccaagggggcgccccctctagggttccccccctcaaccctaggcgcaagggcccaagggagggggtgcgcccagcccaccaggggctggctccctgccccacgcagcccatgtggtcccccgggaggggtggcccctcccggtggacccccggaacccttccggtggccccggtacaataccggtatgaccccgaaacttcccgatgtccgtttgacaacttcccatatataaatctttacctccggacccttccggagctcctcgtgacgtccgggatcccatccgggactccgaacaacattcggtagtcacatactagtcttcctaataaccctagcgtcaccgaaccttaagtgtgtagaccctacgggttcgggagacatgcagacatgaccgagacgctctcaggtcaataaccaacaacgggatctggatacccatgatggctcccacatgctcctcgatgttgtcatcggatgaaccacgatgtcgaggattcgatcaaaccctgtatgcaattccctttgtcaatcagtacgttacttgcccgagactcgatcgtcggtatcccaataccttgttcagtctcgttaccggcaagtcactttactcgtaccgtaatgcatgataccgtgtccaacaacttggtcacattgagctcattatgatgatgcattaccgagtgggcctagagatacctctccgtcatacggagtgacaaatcccaatctcgatccgtgtcaacccaacagatactttcggagatacctgtaatgcacctttatagtcacccagttatgttgtgacgtttgatacacccaaggcactcttacggtatccgggagttacacgatctcatggtcgaaggaagagatacttgacattggcaaagctctagcaaaacgaactacacgatcttttatgctatgcttacgattgggtcttgtccatcacatcattctcctaatgatgtgatcccgttatcaacaacatccaatgtccatagtcaggaaaccatgactatctgttgatcacaacgagctagtcaactagaggctcaccagggacatattgtggtctaagtattcacacgtgtattacgatttccggataatacagttatagcatgaacaaaagacatttatcatgaacattgaaatataataatacttttattattgcctctagggcatatttccaacaaaaatgaTATGGATGAATTATGATATGTGATACATCAGCCAAAGAACTTACAATTTTAACCTttttccaccattcatcatcttgTGACACAGTATTGTTCACATAGTCCCATCTGGCTCTGGTCTCCTGCAACTTGAGTTTCTTGAATACGCTGAAATCACCTTTAAGCTTGTCCCATTTGTTTTTCAATTGCGTCTGTGTGTAGTCAAGCCCAGTTCTCATATTGAATTGCCTTGTCACCTCATCAAATGCACTTGGTGTCAAATAATTTCCTGGCCTATTTCCAGCATTCGCTTGCACGACAAACAACTCGCAGACAATCTGAGTGTTCTCAGCGATCTATTCAGCAGTCATGCTCGACACTTCTCTAAGAAAAATGCATGTCCCTTTGATCCTCAAATGTATGCAACACATGGACAACAATACATGGAGTGGAAACAAAAAAAAATCTTGTCTAGCCACAATCATATAAAATGAATAATGTATGCACATACCACATTGACAAAGCAGTACACATACCACACTTCAAGCCAGTGCACACTTATGAAAAAATAATACTCATTGACAATTTCATGCCTAGCCACAATCAGATATTAAACTAACAAATGTATGCACAAATCACATGTACACAGCAGTACACATACCACTTCACACATTTGCACTCTTATGAAAAATAAACTCATTTGCATCTAGAATAGCTTCACCATGGATGCCATGGGAGGACCTTGGGGAAGAAGGAAAAGGAAGCTCACCTAGGGTTGATGCCGTCGAGGATGGGGCTCAGAAGTTGAGGAGGGGTCCGTGGAGATCAGCACCGACGTCGGGCGGTGGTATGTAGCCGGTGGGGGTGTTGCGATGGGTAGCGGCGGGGATGCACCTTCTGGGTGGTCTTCTGGAAGGGAATCGGCGGGGATGTCCCTGTATACGCTGGATCTGGCGGTGGAAGGGAGCTCTGGCCGGCGGAGAAGTGGATCCGGCcgtggcggcgggggcggcggcaacTGGAAGGTAGGTCGAGGGAGAGGGGAACTGCTTGGTAGCGCAATGATTCGAGGGAGAGGGGGACTGCAAGAGCGCATTGCCTTTGACCGTATCGAGTCGGGTTGTTCCTTGAACTGTTTTCTTAAGCGGGGGCATTTTCGATGTAAATATGAGAAACTTCTCCTTTCATTTTCCTAGAGCTGGGCTTTACGGGCTTCGAGATTTTACACAGGAGAAGAGTTCGACTTCTCGAATACAACTTCTAGAGCTCAAACGTTCAGCACAGCTTCTCTCCAAAAATTTGAAGAGTTAGAAGCTGGAGGAGATCAGAACAGGCCCAAAGTTCAACAAAAGCCAAGCTTGGTTCAAAACCTAGAACCTCATTTAGTCCCAGGGCTACTACTAGAATCACAAAGCAAAATTACAAGAAAAATAAAGGCTCGCCATGCATCTGGGCTCCATTGACAGACCAAGCCTATGGATGGCGGAGCAGAAGAGCTTCATTTCTGGACGTGGAGTAACTGAGCGCGAGCTCAAATGCGCTCGTTATCCACATCGTTGGTTAGCGTCTCCAGATCTATGCCTGTAGTTTTATACGAGCGTCGGTGGTCTTCCAGAAATTGAGTACTGTTGCGTAATACGTACGTGGCAGCGTTGTGTAGTGGGCCGGAGGTAACGCTCGGACGGACGGCAGTTTCCTGCCAGGACGGTGTTCCATGGATCAGAATCGAAGCCGCCGTCTGATCCGTGGATCGGGAAGTTTGCTTTTCCGTCTGGCCGCCCCAGAGTCGAATTGAATGGAGGGTCCAGCGTCGTGTCTTGCAAAGCGAGTGGCGTTTTGAAGGCGACGACGGGGAGATAGAGGTCTGGAGCGGCGGTGGCGATCCACCATGGAGTTTTTGATGCAACCAATAGGCAGGTACGTGGATCCTCTTTCCGCCGGCGAGATTGTCtgcactctttgggtgttggtttaGCTTGTTGACTGCGGTTGCTTTTCTCGCATGATTTAGATCTGCTCTGCTTGAGGAGGTAGGAGAGGGGTTGGTGCCTGCGCCTCTAGTTGCGGATGACGGTGTGCCGGAGCAGCAGAGGCTGCCGGAACAGTAGATGGCGGCGGAGAGCGGCGAAGCACAGATCTTGTGAGCGGCGGAGGCCACAGCGGGCGGAAGGGATCTGACGTCCGAGGCTCTGAGCTCTCGACGGGGAAGATGAATCCCCAGGTACCCCGATGGAATAAGAGGTCAGTGGAAAAGCTTCCTTATGCCATCAGAGATGCAAAGATTTTAGTAAATAAAAATCGACAACAGTGCAGAAACCAGGCAGGTATAGCTTTCTGGATTCAGAAATAGTTAGCACACTGCATTCATTTGAAACTCCCTGATATGAGAGATGCAAAGATTTTAGTAAAGAAAAAAATTGACAGTAGTAGCGAATTCAGGTAGCTATAGTTTTCTGGGTTCAGAGGAGTTAGTACACTGCATTCAGATAATTGACATTCAGATAAGGAAAAACTTCCTTCTGTCATCAGACATGTAAAGATTTTAGTAAACATAAATTGACAACACTAAAAAAATCAGGCGCCTATAGCTTTCAGGGGTCAGAGTAGTTAGTTCGCTGCATTCAGTTGAAAACTCCTTCATACGAGAGATACATAGATTTTAATAAAGAAAAATTGACTGCACTAAAGAAATCAGGGAGCTATAGCTCTCTGGGTTCAGAGGAGTAAGTACAGTGCATTCAGATAATTCATGCTTACTATTTGGTGTTTGCAGACTGAGGATTGGTGCTGCTGCACCAAGCAGGACACCTTGCTCAACTCGAATCAGTGTGTTTCAGAAGGCTGTTAGGAATTTGAGAGAGGATGGGAAATGCTGCTGGACAAATACAAGATGAGAACACATCCTTACATGACAGCCTTTTGAGATTAGGCAGAAATACTGCTGGGCATCTAAATGATCAGCTTGCTGCAACTTCAAGCAGAACTGGATGTGAAATGTGAGCACAAAGAAAATGTTTGTTTTGAAAAATATTATTGACGCCGACATGAGAAAGTAATTGTTAAGTGTGTGCTTAATATTTTGTGCATGTTTTTTGCAGATCAGATGGAGAGAGAATCCCGTGCATCGGCATTGAATGTGCAGATGGGTTTGGTTGAAGGGATTATTGACATCTCTGACAGTGAACGCAACGATGAAGTTAATTTTGAAGAGTGGTCTGATCCTGAGCATGCTAAACTGGTTGAGACAGATAGAAGGTTGAGAGAGCAAGAGGAGAAAGATGCAGAGGTCGTGAAGATGTATCAGGAAATGtatggcaaaaatgatgggcaccaAGAAGTCTCAGGCACGGATAATGATTCACTTGTTGAGAAGCACCGTAAGTTAAGGGAGCAAGAGGAAAAAGACACCAAGGTTGCAATGATGTATCAAACACTGTATGATCAAAATGGTAAGTGCGGCTGAAGGAAAATGAGATACAGTAAATCATGGTGGTCATAAACTGGACAACAGTTATCTAAGCCGTTTTTTAGTAGTCATCTAAGCCATTTGTGTGTTTCTGCAGCTACTGAAGCTCAGATCACCAATGTGCCAGCAAACAGAATTCTTGCTCAGGCGGCAAAACCTGCAGGTCGGGAAAGAAGCCCCATGGAGGGTGGGCGTAGAGGTAGGTTACTAAACAGAGTAGAGTAGATATTGAGCGTATCATGCCATAGGGTTACAATTTTTTCAAGTAGAAACAGTACCACAACTGTGAAATATGCTGACAGTGATTTAGCTGCTCTTGCAAATGTAGATGCAGCTGTTCAGGTGAATGAACATGCCGGGGAGAGTTCATACATGGaagaaaattttaaatttgtgtTTTGAGAATGCACTTTGAATATTTACTAACAACAACTTTGCTTTGCAGGACGGGGGTGCGTTGGTGGTGCCTCCAGGGCAGGGAACATGAATTCCATGAAGTGGTCTTGGAGGCGGAAAGGGAAGAAGTCGGAAACAGGATCCAAGGGGCAGAGGAGAGTGAGGTTCTCGAACACTGTGGAGACGATATGCCCATCGAAATCCTGAGTGAAGACAGTTCTAGTGATGATGGAATGCAGCAAGCGAAGATGATCACGAGCCTGCACATCTACCTGGTAGCAACGTAGATGGTTTGGATACATTAGTTGCAAATGACATCGTGGCGGCGAGGTCAAAGGAGGGTGGAAGAACCACCGTCAGCCATGTCAGGAGTGCAGCACGCGGTGGAGTTGGtacgtgcctccgtgatgcccgtgACCACCATATTTTGTAAGGACTAGTTTTCTTTAGATAGTAGACATAAATGTTCTGCAATTGCAGACGCTGCTCCGCACGGACATGGGACTCACAAAGGCCCTGGGACCAGCCGATATCGGGAGTAGCCCATGTGGGAGAATTGAGCGTCGCGAGAGCGAACCTGGATACACATTTCAGTGGTTCATCAGGTTAGTGCAAGCCTGGATGGTCGACAGTCATGCATTTGTAGCAAAGATGATGTTGGAAATGTTGAAGGTGCACATAATTTTCCAAAAAATGAATAATTCGGCATGGCGGGGAGGGTGGCAGTCCTCCGGTTAAGATTCGGTGGTATAGCCTTTGATTAGTCGGCGCATTTCATCAGCAATATCAATGTGATGCTGATAAGCACCTAAAATTCCTGATTAGGATTATGATGATTCTTTATAGTTCTCTCAGCAAAAGAGTACATTTCCCATACTGTTGCTTCTGGGTTGATCTGCTAGAATAGTGGTAGCAAGCCATCGCTTGAATTCATCAAAGGACTCAGTAACTTCTACGGCATGCTTAGCAGAGATATGTGATGTTGGTGCTGGGGGGTCTCCGGTGTGTTCTGATGTATGGCTACGTGTGGGTACGTCCTCAGCAGCCGTCTCCCCCAGTAAGGAATAAGGACAGTAAGATTGACCAGTCATAGAAAGCATGAAAAATCTTGAAAATGTAACTGTGACTCGTAGGACTGGTCAAATAAAGATTCCTGTGAAATGTTTGGAAAAATACTGATGTCAACAACTTCCTTTGTGCACAGTTATGCAGTAATGCTGGATATAATCACATCTGCTGGCTTACATGCAAAAAGGTTTGTAGTTAAAAATCCTTAATTTACAACAGTCCTTGGTTGACGTTTGAGCAGATGTTGGCAGAGCAATTTGGTCATCTAATACATGAGCACATAATAATTCTTGTTAATAAATCAATCAGATCTAGCGGTACTAATAGATGGTAGAGCATGATATCTTACTTCTGATGAGAATATAATTAGATATGATAATATATGTGCGTGGAATGGTATCTGAAAGTACTGCATAATGGAGAGATCGACAAACTAAGATGCATCACTGACAATAAAATTCA encodes:
- the LOC119303485 gene encoding uncharacterized protein LOC119303485, which produces MISLLQLQAELDVKYQMERESRASALNVQMGLVEGIIDISDSERNDEVNFEEWSDPEHAKLVETDRRLREQEEKDAEVVKMYQEMYGKNDGHQEVSGTDNDSLVEKHRKLREQEEKDTKVAMMYQTLYDQNATEAQITNVPANRILAQAAKPAGRERSPMEGGRRGRGCVGGASRAGNMNSMKWSWRRKGKKSETGSKGQRRVRFSNTVETICPSKS